In Plasmodium reichenowi strain SY57 chromosome 5, whole genome shotgun sequence, the following proteins share a genomic window:
- a CDS encoding hypothetical protein (conserved Plasmodium protein, unknown function), with translation MILSFPFNIIRYKINHAILKNEKILVKYFQTEKKRFGELHQPRTRHEKKYHLDILDEVYFDMTEAIEEKNKLEREEYNNIDKNISDIILNYNISKKNEIIKSLMRYSIEIKKKNKNKNNNNNNKNKTLNMINKDNNINNNQGYQNQTICFNNNNKDNKEDNIFPLIKSNIKDYSHHFNTCEIGIILKCFLKINIHDIEIINTLLHQYFKRNMKFSIYGSLYVLNFFSKCASLLLPYNMNNLKLLCSDILKKIHLFEFKNICIICNYASSLYLPTNKMFIHNFIEKICTYLLNEKKEHFSSSADSIHYICNACARVHFFNKEIFNFLKIEIEKNISSFSLDQLVSLCNAYSKFKNAEQSNYLSLFLLLADHIINKSYQITSRHLSVLANSFNNACILHEKLFYIITQESLNQINSFQPQQLVMLIHAYVNIGLINNKLLYHIWEKAYQYINEYTLQELSMLIQAYTKSSQHIDSFFNKLCRTIYISIIAKYPFLEEKKINNNYEENTKGDMQNDNVKKDNVKKDNVKNDKVKNDKVKNDYVKNDYIDNKYMDNHFNDNIYNAHHYQYNKYMKYLHILKQYIQYDLSYNTLDDKSSKQAELIFYVIYNNKNHNDFVHKSKNNFIEKKIKDHTHLNHDEKNEGTTGNTKNDNTNDSLECSSQYEHNDIINKNTNILIHNNNNNNNNNIPISNNSCDKNYFIPNQNSCHEINKLETWLKKYFSQHINPTLLCSIIYSLIKGNCLLQYDLLIVLTKLSLIFLEEFKYSELANICLALSEAYIRASEENNKQNDLISIYQKEDYTHIYNEKLYNGHQIFPNKNIPTYDKKLYYSSKEYLFISNLFFDQVQIYLNKQTQLFTDIHTIYKFITSFGSLKMNKYANISLHLFHLSIFEIKKLSYLPLQKMANSFMQMNVYNEDVYAYINKLQKMKKIKK, from the exons ATGATTTTATCGTTTCCGTTTAATATCAtaagatataaaataaatcatgccattttaaaaaatgaaaagatattagtaaaatattttcaaacggaaaagaaaagattTGGAGAATTACACCAACCTAGGACAAGACatgaaaagaaatatcACCTTGATATTCTTGACGAAGTATATTTTGATATGACAGAAGCtatagaagaaaaaaataaattagaaagagaagaatataataacatagataaaaatatttcagatatcattttaaattataatattagtaaaaaaaatgaaattattaaaagttTAATGAGATATAGTattgaaataaaaaaaaaaaataaaaataaaaataataataataataacaaaaacaaaacactcaatatgataaataaggacaacaatataaataataatcagGGGTATCAAAATCAAACCAtttgttttaataataataacaaagATAATAAGGaggataatatatttccaTTAATTAAAAGTAATATTAAAGATTATAGCCACCACTTCAATACTTGCGAAATAGGTATCATTTTGAAATGCTTtcttaaaataaatattcatgatatagaaattattaatacCTTATTACatcaatattttaaaagaaatatgaaattttctatatatgGTTCTCtatatgttttaaattttttttcaaaatgtGCATCTCTATTATTAccatataatatgaataatttaaaattattatgttcagatatattaaaaaaaatacaccTATTTGAATTTAAGAacatttgtataatatgtaattaTGCCTCTTCCTTATATTTACCAACCaataaaatgtttattcataattttattgaaaaaatttgtacttatttattaaatgagaaaaaagaaCATTTCTCTTCTTCTGCAGATTctatacattatatatgtaatgCATGTGCAAGagttcatttttttaataaagaaatattcaatttcttaaaaatagaaatagaaaaaaatatatcctCGTTCTCATTAGATCAATTAGTATCCTTATGTAATGCATATAgtaaatttaaaaatgcAGAACAATCGAattatttatcattattcttattattagcagatcatattataaacaaatCATATCAAATAACATCTAGACATTTGAGTGTCCTTGCTAATTCTTTTAACAATGCTTGTATACTAcatgaaaaattattttatattattacacAAGAAAGTCTTAATCAAATCAATTCTTTTCAACCTCAACAATTGGTTATGCTTATACATGCATATGTTAATATCGgattaataaataataaattattatatcatatttgGGAAAAAGCATATCAATATATCAATGAATATACTCTTCAAGAATTATCTATGCTTATACAAGCATACACAAAAAGTTCCCAACATATCgattcattttttaataaactTTGTCgtacaatatatatttctataataGCCAAATATCCATTCctagaagaaaaaaaaattaacaatAATTATGAGGAGAACACTAAAGGGGATATGCAAAATGATAATGTTAAAAAGGATAATGTTAAAAAGGATAATGTTAAAAATGATAAGGTTAAAAATGATAAGGTTAAAAATGATTATGttaaaaatgattatatagacaataaatatatggataatcattttaatgataatatCTATAATGCCCATCACTACCaatacaataaatatatgaagTACCTACACATTTTAAAGcaatatatacaatacGATCTTTCATATAACACTTTAGACGATAAAAGTTCAAAACAAGCAGaacttattttttatgttatatacAATAACAAGAATCACAACGATTTTGTACATAAATCTAAGAATAATTTcatagaaaaaaaaataaaagatcATACTCATTTGAATcatgatgaaaaaaatgaaggCACGACGGGAAATACAAAAAACGATAATACTAACGATTCTTTAGAATGTTCATCACAATATGAACATAATGAcattataaataagaatactaatatattaatacataataataataataataataataataatatacctATTAGTAATAATTCATGTGataagaattattttattccAAATCAGAATTCATGTCACGAGATAAATAAACTAGAAACGTGgctaaaaaaatatttcagCCAACATATCAATCCTACATTATTATGCtcaattatatattctctTATTAAAGGTAATTGTTTATTACaatatgatttattaataGTATTAACCAAATTGTCCCTAATTTTTTTAGAagaatttaaatattctGAATTAGCAAATATTTGTCTGGCACTATCCGAAGCATACATACGTGCTTCAGAAGAAAAcaataaacaaaatgatttaattagtatatatcaaaaagaagattatacacatatatataatgaaaaattatataatggTCATCAAATATTtccaaataaaaatattcccacatatgataaaaaattatattattcatcaaaagaatatttattcatatctaatttattttttgatcAAGTccaaatttatttaaataaacaaaCACAATTATTTACTGATATACATACtatttataaattcatAACATCTTTCGGTTCcttaaaaatgaacaaatatGCCAACATATCCTTACATTTGTTTCATCTATCCAtttttgaaataaaaaagttatCCTATCTTCCTCTTCAAAAAATG gCTAACTCATTCATGCAAATGAATGTCTATAATGAAGATGTCTATGCatatattaacaaattacaaaaaatgaagaaaataaaaaaataa